The Lagenorhynchus albirostris chromosome 6, mLagAlb1.1, whole genome shotgun sequence genome includes a window with the following:
- the MSTN gene encoding growth/differentiation factor 8 — MQKLQIYVCIYLFMLIVAGPVDLNENSEQKENVEKEGLCNACMWRQNTKSSRLEAIKIQILSKLRLETAPNISKDAIRQLLPKAPPLRELIDQYDVQRDDSSDGSLEDDDYHATTETVITMPTESDLLMQVEGKPKCCFFKFSSKIQYNKVVKAQLWIYLRPVKTPTTVFVQILRLIKPMKDGTRYTGIRSLKLDMNPGTGIWQSIDVKTVLQNWLKQPESNLGIEIKALDENGHDLAVTFPGPGEDGLNPFLEVKVTDTPKRSRRDFGLDCDEHSTESRCCRYPLTVDFEAFGWDWIIAPKRYKANYCSGECEFVFLQKYPHTHLVHQANPRGSAGPCCTPTKMSPINMLYFNGKEQIIYGKIPAMVVDRCGCS; from the exons atGCAAAAACTGCAAATCTATGTTTGTATTTACCTATTTATGCTGATTGTTGCTGGTCCAGTGGATCTGAATGAGAACAGCGAGCAAAAGGAAAATGTGGAAAAAGAGGGGCTGtgtaatgcatgtatgtggagaCAAAACACTAAATCCTCAAGACTAGAAGCCATAAAAATCCAAATCCTCAGTAAACTTCGCCTGGAAACAGCTCCTAACATCAGCAAAGATGCTATAAGACAACTTTTGCCCAAAGCTCCTCCACTCCGGGAACTGATTGATCAGTACGATGTCCAGAGAGATGACAGCAGTGACGGCTCCTTGGAAGATGATGATTACCACGCTACGACGGAAACGGTCATTACCATGCCCACAGAGT CTGATCTTCTAATGCAAGTGGAAGGAAAACCCAAATGTTGCTTCTTTAAATTTAGCtctaaaatacaatacaataaagTAGTAAAGGCCCAACTGTGGATATATCTGAGGCCAGTCAAGACTCCTACAACAGTGTTTGTGCAAATCCTGAGACTCATCAAACCCATGAAAGACGGTACAAGGTATACTGGAATCCGATCTCTGAAACTTGACATGAACCCAGGCACTGGTATTTGGCAGAGCATTGATGTGAAGACAGTGTTGCAAAATTGGCTCAAACAACCTGAATCCAACTTAGGCATTGAAATCAAAGCTTTAGATGAGAATGGGCATGATCTTGCTGTAACCTTCCCAGGACCAGGAGAAGATGGGCTG AATCCCTTTTTAGAAGTCAAGGTAACAGACACACCAAAAAGATCCAGGAGAGATTTTGGACTCGACTGTGATGAGCACTCCACAGAATCTCGATGCTGTCGTTACCCTCTAACTGTGGATTTTGAAGCTTTTGGATGGGATTGGATTATTGCACCTAAAAGATATAAGGCCAATTACTGCTCTGGAGAGTgtgaatttgtatttttacaaaaatatcctCATACCCATCTTGTGCACCAAGCAAACCCCAGAGGTTCAGCAGGCCCCTGTTGTACTCCCACAAAGATGTCTCCAATTAATATGCTATATTTTAATGGCAAAGAACAAATAATATATGGGAAAATTCCAGCCATGGTAGTAGATCGCTGTGGGTGCTCATGA